A single Cyprinus carpio isolate SPL01 chromosome A6, ASM1834038v1, whole genome shotgun sequence DNA region contains:
- the LOC109078361 gene encoding leucine-rich repeat-containing G-protein coupled receptor 4-like, with the protein MGSATHTVCVFLCFLVSGSCYTLQTVGSCTVNREMAAFDCSGKRLTSVPKHIWMNVTELDLSENLLDLTHSDSFKRLNLFSHLVSLNLSGNYLPLLLKDHLYSLSSLKVLDLSRCKLAAVEANALTSLSSLQMLFLGDIYIIFSECDPANFEVGFSTQGGPGIRAAPPPSGIEEDDDGFIEDNYIQAGESERATRAAVLTDDDEEEEEIECSIG; encoded by the exons ATGGGGTCTGcaacacacacagtgtgtgtgttcctgtgtttTTTGGTCTCAGGATCATGCTACACTCTCCAGACCGTGGGCTCATGCACGGTCAACAGAGAGATG GCTGCATTTGACTGCAGTGGAAAAAGACTTACATCGGTACCAAAGCACATCTGGATGAACGTAACCGAACTGGACCTGTCTGAAAATCTGTTAGATTTAACCCACAGTGACAGCTTCAAGCGCCTGAACCTCTTCAGCCATTTAGTCTCACTGAACCTATCAGGCAACTACCTCCCCCTACTGTTAAAAGATCATCTCTACAGCCTTTCTTCTCTTAAGGTACTTGACCTGAGTAGGTGTAAACTGGCCGCAGTGGAGGCAAATGCACTGACCAGCCTTTCTAGTTTACAGATGCTCTTCCTGGGGGACATTTA catcatcttttctgaG TGTGACCCTGCAAACTTTGAGGTGGGATTCTCCACCCAGGGAGGCCCTGGGATTCGTGCAGCTCCACCTCCCAGTGGCATTGAGGAGGATGACGATGGGTTTATTGAAGACAACTATATTCAAGCGGGTGAGAGTGAGAGAGCCACAAGAGCAGCAGTGCtgactgatgatgatgaggaggaggaagagattGAATGTAGTATTGGCTAG